One stretch of Streptomyces sp. MMBL 11-1 DNA includes these proteins:
- a CDS encoding HAMP domain-containing protein, with protein MKKQRNGTVEVDAAALNRLLAGLVAMRDGNFRRRLTVSGDGVMTEISAVFNEVADRNLHLTGELARVRRVVGREGKLTERLETGACEGSWAAAIDASNELVDDLARPVSEVGRVLSAVADGDLEQRMELRSHTTDETVRPLRGEFLKVARTVNNLVDQLSVFTEQVTRVAVEVGTEGKLGGQAQVRGMSGSWKDLTDSVNTMAYRLTAQVRDIALVTTAVAKGDLSRKVTVHVAGEMLQLKNTVNTMVDQLSSFSSEVTRVAREVGTEGELGGQATVPGVAGVWKDLTDSVNTMAGNLTSQVRGIAEVTTAVASGDLTQKVTVSARGEVAQLAETINQMTETLRTFADEVTRVASEVGGEGLLGGQAQVPGAAGTWKDLTDSVNTVFRNLTTQVRDIAQVTTAVASGDMSQKVTVDVAGEMLELKNTVNTMVDQLQSFGSEVTRVAREVGVEGRLGGQAEVPGAAGTWKDLTDSVNTAFRNLTGQVRDIAQVTTAVANGDLSQKVTVDVAGEMLELKNTVNTMVAQLSSFADQVTRMARDVGTEGRLGGQARVDGVSGTWKELTDSVNFMAGNLTSQVRQIAQVTTAVARGDLSQKIDVDARGEILELKNTINTMVDQLSAFADQVTRVAREVGTDGRLGGQAQVPGVAGVWRDLTDSVNGMAGNLTAQVRNIAQVATAVARGDLSQKIDVDARGEILELKNTLNTMVDQLSNFAEQVTRVAREVGTEGILGGQAEVQGVSGTWKDLTQSVNGMANNLTLQVRNIAEVTTAVAKGDLSKKITVDAKGEILELVTTVNTMVDQLLNFADEVSRVAREVGTEGILGGQARVRGATGIWKDLSENVNLMANNLTSQVRNISRVSSAVANGDLTKKVTVEARGEVAELADTVNTMVTTLSSFADEVTRVAREVGTEGELGGQARVPGVAGTWKDLTESVNSMASNLTGQVRQIATVTTAIAKGDLTKKIDIDARGEIQELKNTINTMVDQLSSFAEQVTRVAREVGTEGQLGGQARVRDVDGTWRDLTESVNEMAGNLTRQVRAIAAVATAVTRGDLNLKIDVDAAGEIQVLQDNINTMIANLRDTTLANKEQDWLKGNLARISGLMQGRRDLDDVASLIMSELTPVVSAQHGAFFLAMATGDSDEVGPDDGAADAYELRMRGSYGYSAGSMPTSFRPGETLIGTAAEEKRTIQVDNVPPGYLKISSGLGEAPPAHVIVLPVLFEGKVLGVIELASFQPFTHIQRDFLNQLAEMIATSVNTISVNTKTEKLLEQSQELTEQLRDRSQELENRQKALQASNAELEEKAELLAQQNRDIEVKNTEIEEARQVLEERAEQLAVSMRYKSEFLANMSHELRTPLNSLLILAKLLADNAEGNLSPKQVEFAETIHGAGSDLLQLINDILDLSKVEAGKMDVSPTRIALVQLVDYVEATFRPLTAEKGLDFSVRVSPELPATLHTDEQRLLQVLRNLLSNAVKFTDSGAVELVIRPAGADVPNAIREHLLEAGSLRDADADLIAFSVTDTGIGIASSKMLVIFEAFKQADGTTSRKYGGTGLGLSISREIARLLGGEIHAASEPGRGSTFTLYLPLHRAELPPQGFPPVGSGSAEVLGGAGEMGHAQSPQGQSAPYGDPANSAGMFRRRRKALGDAARRAALPAGRTTSESSPQQEEWVQGSQDESQVQGEAAAQDREPRRTFRFRGEKVLIVDDDIRNVFALTSVLEQHGLAVLYAENGREGIEVLEQHDDVTVVLMDIMMPEMDGYATTTAIRRMPQFAGLPIVALTAKAMKGDREKAIECGASDYVTKPVDPDHLLAVMEQWMHGE; from the coding sequence GTGAAAAAGCAGCGCAATGGCACCGTCGAAGTGGACGCGGCAGCTCTGAACAGGCTGCTCGCCGGCCTCGTGGCGATGCGCGACGGCAACTTCCGCCGGCGGCTCACCGTCTCCGGCGACGGTGTGATGACGGAGATCTCCGCGGTCTTCAACGAGGTCGCGGACCGCAACCTCCACCTCACCGGTGAGCTGGCCCGGGTGCGGCGCGTGGTCGGCCGGGAGGGAAAGCTCACGGAGCGGCTGGAGACGGGCGCCTGCGAGGGTTCCTGGGCCGCCGCGATCGACGCCTCCAACGAGCTCGTCGACGATCTCGCGCGACCGGTCTCCGAAGTGGGCCGGGTGCTGTCGGCGGTCGCCGACGGTGATCTGGAGCAGCGGATGGAGCTGCGGTCGCACACGACGGACGAGACGGTCCGGCCGCTGCGCGGCGAGTTCCTGAAGGTCGCCCGTACGGTCAACAACCTGGTCGACCAGCTGTCGGTCTTCACCGAGCAGGTGACCCGGGTCGCCGTCGAGGTGGGTACCGAGGGCAAGCTCGGCGGGCAGGCGCAGGTGCGCGGGATGTCCGGGTCCTGGAAGGACCTCACGGACTCCGTCAACACCATGGCGTACCGGCTGACGGCCCAGGTGCGGGACATCGCGCTGGTGACGACGGCGGTCGCCAAGGGTGATCTGTCGCGGAAGGTCACCGTCCACGTGGCCGGCGAGATGCTCCAGCTGAAGAACACCGTCAACACGATGGTCGATCAGTTGTCCTCGTTCTCCTCAGAGGTGACACGCGTCGCCCGTGAGGTGGGTACGGAGGGCGAGCTGGGCGGCCAGGCGACCGTGCCGGGTGTGGCGGGCGTGTGGAAGGACCTCACCGACTCCGTCAACACGATGGCGGGCAACCTCACCTCCCAGGTGCGCGGGATCGCGGAGGTGACGACGGCGGTCGCCAGCGGTGACCTGACGCAGAAGGTCACGGTGAGCGCGCGCGGCGAGGTCGCGCAGCTCGCCGAGACGATCAACCAGATGACCGAGACGCTGCGCACCTTCGCCGACGAGGTGACCCGGGTGGCGAGCGAGGTCGGCGGCGAGGGGCTGCTCGGCGGGCAGGCGCAGGTGCCGGGTGCGGCCGGGACCTGGAAGGACCTCACCGACTCGGTGAACACGGTCTTCAGGAATCTGACGACCCAGGTGCGCGACATCGCGCAGGTGACGACGGCGGTGGCCAGCGGCGACATGTCGCAGAAGGTCACGGTCGACGTGGCCGGGGAGATGCTGGAGCTGAAGAACACCGTCAACACGATGGTGGACCAGCTTCAGTCGTTCGGTTCCGAGGTGACCCGCGTGGCCCGGGAGGTCGGCGTCGAGGGCCGGCTCGGGGGCCAGGCCGAGGTGCCGGGGGCAGCGGGGACGTGGAAGGACCTCACCGACTCGGTGAACACCGCGTTCCGCAACCTGACCGGCCAGGTCCGGGACATCGCGCAGGTCACCACCGCGGTCGCGAACGGTGACCTGTCGCAGAAGGTCACCGTGGACGTGGCCGGGGAGATGCTGGAGCTGAAGAACACCGTCAACACGATGGTGGCGCAGCTGTCCAGCTTCGCCGACCAGGTGACGCGGATGGCCCGGGACGTGGGCACCGAGGGCCGCCTCGGCGGGCAGGCGCGCGTGGACGGTGTGTCGGGTACGTGGAAGGAACTCACGGACTCCGTCAACTTCATGGCCGGCAATCTCACCTCTCAGGTGAGGCAGATCGCCCAGGTGACGACGGCGGTGGCGCGGGGCGACCTGTCGCAGAAGATCGACGTGGACGCCCGGGGCGAGATCCTGGAGCTCAAGAACACCATCAACACGATGGTCGACCAGCTCTCCGCCTTCGCCGACCAGGTCACCCGGGTCGCGCGCGAGGTGGGCACGGACGGGCGTCTCGGCGGTCAGGCGCAGGTGCCCGGTGTGGCCGGGGTGTGGCGTGATCTCACCGATTCGGTGAACGGTATGGCCGGGAACCTCACCGCTCAGGTCCGTAACATCGCGCAGGTCGCCACGGCGGTGGCGCGCGGTGACCTGTCGCAGAAGATCGACGTGGACGCCCGGGGCGAGATCCTGGAGCTCAAGAACACCCTCAACACGATGGTGGACCAGCTGTCCAACTTCGCGGAGCAGGTGACCCGGGTCGCCCGCGAAGTGGGCACGGAGGGCATCCTCGGCGGTCAGGCCGAGGTTCAGGGGGTCTCCGGTACGTGGAAGGACCTCACCCAGTCCGTCAACGGCATGGCGAACAACCTGACCCTCCAGGTCCGCAACATCGCCGAGGTCACCACCGCGGTCGCCAAGGGTGATCTCTCCAAGAAGATCACCGTCGACGCCAAGGGCGAGATCCTCGAACTGGTCACGACCGTCAACACCATGGTCGACCAGCTGCTGAACTTCGCGGACGAGGTCTCGCGCGTGGCCCGCGAGGTGGGTACCGAGGGCATTCTCGGCGGTCAGGCACGGGTGCGCGGGGCGACCGGCATCTGGAAGGACCTCAGCGAGAACGTCAACCTGATGGCCAACAACCTGACCAGCCAGGTGCGCAACATCTCCCGGGTCTCCTCGGCGGTCGCCAACGGTGATCTGACGAAGAAGGTCACGGTGGAGGCGCGCGGCGAGGTCGCTGAGCTGGCCGACACCGTCAACACGATGGTGACGACGCTGTCCTCGTTCGCCGACGAGGTCACGCGCGTGGCCCGTGAGGTGGGCACGGAAGGTGAACTGGGCGGCCAGGCGCGGGTGCCGGGAGTCGCCGGTACGTGGAAGGACCTCACGGAGTCCGTGAACTCGATGGCCTCCAATCTGACCGGTCAGGTGCGGCAGATCGCCACGGTCACGACCGCCATCGCCAAGGGCGACCTGACCAAGAAGATCGACATCGACGCGCGCGGTGAGATCCAGGAGCTGAAGAACACCATCAACACGATGGTCGATCAGCTGTCCTCGTTCGCGGAGCAGGTGACCCGGGTGGCCCGTGAGGTGGGCACCGAGGGGCAGCTGGGCGGTCAGGCGCGAGTACGGGACGTCGACGGGACCTGGCGCGACCTCACCGAGTCGGTGAACGAGATGGCCGGGAACCTGACCCGTCAGGTCCGCGCCATCGCGGCCGTCGCCACCGCGGTGACCCGCGGCGATCTGAATCTGAAGATCGACGTGGACGCGGCCGGCGAGATCCAGGTCCTCCAGGACAACATCAACACGATGATCGCGAACCTGCGCGACACCACCCTCGCCAACAAGGAGCAGGACTGGCTGAAGGGCAACCTGGCCCGGATCTCCGGTCTGATGCAGGGCCGCCGCGATCTGGACGACGTGGCCTCGCTGATCATGAGCGAGCTGACGCCGGTGGTCTCGGCGCAGCACGGCGCGTTCTTCCTGGCGATGGCCACGGGCGACTCGGACGAGGTGGGTCCGGACGACGGTGCGGCCGACGCCTACGAGCTGCGGATGCGGGGGAGTTACGGCTACTCGGCGGGTTCGATGCCGACCTCGTTCCGGCCCGGTGAGACGCTCATCGGGACGGCGGCCGAGGAGAAGCGGACGATCCAGGTGGACAACGTGCCGCCGGGCTATCTGAAGATCTCCTCCGGGCTGGGCGAGGCCCCTCCGGCGCATGTGATCGTGTTGCCGGTGCTCTTCGAGGGCAAGGTCCTCGGCGTGATCGAACTGGCCTCCTTCCAGCCGTTCACGCATATCCAGCGGGACTTCCTCAACCAGCTCGCCGAGATGATCGCGACGAGCGTCAACACGATCAGCGTCAACACCAAGACCGAGAAACTCCTGGAGCAGTCGCAGGAGCTGACCGAACAGCTGCGGGACCGCTCGCAGGAGTTGGAGAACCGGCAGAAGGCCCTCCAGGCGTCCAACGCCGAACTGGAGGAGAAGGCCGAGCTGCTGGCCCAGCAGAACCGCGACATCGAGGTGAAGAACACCGAGATCGAGGAGGCACGGCAGGTGCTGGAGGAGCGGGCCGAGCAGCTCGCGGTCTCGATGCGCTACAAGTCCGAGTTCCTGGCGAACATGTCGCACGAGCTGCGCACGCCGCTCAACTCGCTGCTGATCCTCGCCAAGTTGCTGGCGGACAACGCCGAGGGCAACCTCTCGCCGAAGCAGGTGGAGTTCGCCGAGACGATTCACGGGGCCGGTTCCGACCTGCTCCAGCTGATCAACGACATCCTCGACCTGTCGAAGGTCGAGGCGGGCAAGATGGACGTCAGCCCGACCAGGATCGCGCTGGTCCAGCTGGTCGACTACGTGGAGGCCACCTTCCGACCGCTCACGGCGGAGAAGGGGCTCGACTTCTCCGTACGGGTGTCGCCGGAGCTTCCCGCGACGCTGCACACCGACGAGCAGCGGCTGCTCCAGGTGCTGCGCAACCTGCTCTCCAACGCGGTGAAGTTCACCGACAGCGGTGCGGTGGAGCTGGTGATCCGGCCGGCCGGCGCCGATGTGCCGAACGCGATCCGGGAGCACCTGCTGGAAGCCGGTTCGCTGCGGGACGCGGACGCCGATCTGATCGCCTTCTCGGTCACCGACACCGGGATCGGGATCGCGTCCAGCAAGATGCTGGTGATCTTCGAGGCGTTCAAGCAGGCGGACGGCACGACGAGCCGGAAGTACGGCGGCACCGGCCTCGGTCTCTCCATCAGCCGGGAGATCGCGCGGCTGCTCGGCGGCGAGATCCACGCCGCGAGCGAGCCGGGACGCGGTTCCACCTTCACCCTGTACCTGCCGCTGCACCGCGCCGAACTGCCGCCCCAGGGCTTCCCCCCGGTGGGTTCCGGTTCGGCCGAGGTGCTGGGCGGTGCGGGAGAGATGGGGCACGCGCAGTCCCCGCAGGGCCAGTCGGCTCCGTACGGCGACCCGGCCAACTCCGCGGGGATGTTCCGGCGGCGCCGCAAGGCCCTGGGGGACGCGGCCCGTAGGGCCGCGCTGCCGGCCGGCCGGACCACGTCCGAAAGCTCCCCGCAGCAGGAGGAGTGGGTGCAGGGGAGCCAGGACGAGAGCCAGGTCCAGGGCGAGGCCGCGGCGCAGGACCGGGAACCCCGGCGGACGTTCCGCTTCCGCGGTGAGAAGGTCCTCATCGTCGACGACGACATCCGTAACGTCTTCGCGCTCACCAGCGTGCTGGAGCAGCACGGGCTGGCGGTGCTGTACGCGGAGAACGGCCGTGAGGGCATCGAAGTCCTGGAGCAGCACGACGATGTGACGGTCGTGCTGATGGACATCATGATGCCCGAGATGGACGGTTACGCGACGACGACCGCGATCCGTCGGATGCCGCAGTTCGCCGGGCTGCCGATCGTCGCGCTCACCGCGAAGGCGATGAAGGGCGACCGGGAGAAGGCCATCGAATGCGGGGCTTCCGACTATGTGACGAAGCCGGTCGATCCTGATCACTTGCTTGCGGTGATGGAGCAGTGGATGCACGGAGAGTGA
- a CDS encoding DNA translocase FtsK, protein MASRTSGKGSQGTAGTAKRVGRTSGPAKKAAPAKKTAPKKSAAPPKKAPPKKTAAKKPAPKPAPSPTGGVYRLVRAVWLGAAHGIGALFRSIGRGAKGLDPAHRKDGLALLLLGLALIVAAGTWSNLQGPVGDLVEMLVTGAFGRLDLLAPILLGAMAVRLILYPERPDANGRIVIGLSALVIGVLGQVHIACGSPGRDAGTEAMQDAGGLIGWATSKPLIFMMGEVLAVPLLVLLTVFGLLVVTATPVNAIPQRLRQLGVRLGIVEPAPEAAEGYEDDDERYDEQWREALPERTRRRGTRRPDADPVHDHDQAEAEALTKRRRSRRPSAQPAMNRPLDAVDVAAAAAAALDGAVLNGMPPSPIVADLTQGVSTDRERTGTPVPGAREAERDGTGRTGAGRGQGRSGAADDAAGGDRSGDVSGRSGAVPDLTKPAPERAEGLPARAEQLQLSGDITYSLPSLDLLERGGPGKTRSAANDAVVASLTNVFTEFKVDAAVTGFTRGPTVTRYEIELGPAVKVEKITALAKNIAYAVASPDVRIISPIPGKSAVGIEIPNSDREMVNLGDVLRLADAAEDDHPMLVALGKNVEGGYEMANLAKMPHVLVAGATGSGKSSCINCLITSIMVRATPDDVRMVLVDPKRVELTAYEGIPHLITPIITNPKKAAEALQWVVREMDLRYDDLANFGYRHIDDFNHAVRNGKCKAPEGSERELSPYPYLLVIVDELADLMMVAPRDVEDSIVRITQLARAAGIHLVLATQRPSVDVVTGLIKANVPSRLAFATSSLADSRVILDQPGAEKLIGKGDGLFLPMGANKPTRMQGAFVTEDEVAAVVQHCKDQMAPVFRDDVVVGTKQKKEIDEDIGDDLDLLCQAAELVVSTQFGSTSMLQRKLRVGFAKAGRLMDLMESRNIVGPSEGSKARDVMVKPDELDGVLAVIRGEAAP, encoded by the coding sequence ATGGCCTCACGTACGTCCGGCAAGGGTTCCCAGGGCACGGCGGGCACCGCGAAGCGCGTCGGCCGTACCTCGGGCCCGGCGAAGAAAGCCGCGCCCGCCAAGAAGACCGCGCCCAAGAAGTCGGCCGCGCCCCCGAAGAAGGCGCCCCCGAAGAAGACGGCGGCCAAGAAGCCCGCGCCCAAACCCGCGCCGTCGCCCACCGGGGGCGTCTACCGGCTGGTGCGGGCGGTCTGGCTCGGGGCGGCGCACGGCATCGGCGCGCTGTTCCGCTCGATAGGGCGCGGGGCCAAGGGACTTGACCCCGCGCACCGCAAGGACGGGCTCGCTCTGCTGCTGCTCGGTCTGGCGCTGATCGTCGCCGCGGGCACCTGGTCCAATCTCCAGGGACCGGTCGGCGACCTGGTGGAGATGCTGGTGACCGGGGCCTTCGGCCGGCTCGACCTGCTCGCGCCGATACTGCTGGGCGCGATGGCGGTGCGGCTGATCCTGTACCCCGAGCGGCCCGACGCCAACGGCCGTATCGTCATCGGGCTGTCCGCCCTGGTCATCGGAGTGCTCGGCCAGGTCCACATCGCCTGCGGTTCGCCGGGCCGGGACGCGGGCACCGAGGCGATGCAGGACGCGGGCGGGCTGATCGGCTGGGCCACCTCCAAGCCGCTGATCTTCATGATGGGCGAGGTCCTCGCCGTACCGCTGCTGGTGCTGCTGACCGTGTTCGGGCTCCTCGTCGTCACCGCCACCCCGGTCAACGCCATTCCGCAGCGGCTGCGTCAGCTCGGGGTCCGCCTCGGCATCGTGGAACCGGCGCCCGAGGCCGCCGAGGGATACGAGGACGACGACGAGCGTTACGACGAACAGTGGCGCGAGGCGCTGCCCGAGCGGACGCGTCGGCGTGGCACGCGGCGCCCGGACGCGGACCCCGTCCACGATCACGACCAGGCCGAGGCGGAAGCGCTCACCAAGCGCAGGAGGTCCCGCAGGCCCTCCGCGCAGCCCGCGATGAACCGGCCGCTGGACGCGGTGGACGTCGCCGCTGCCGCTGCCGCCGCCCTCGACGGAGCCGTGCTCAACGGCATGCCGCCCTCACCGATCGTCGCCGACCTGACCCAGGGCGTCTCCACGGACCGGGAGCGCACCGGGACGCCCGTCCCCGGGGCCCGGGAGGCCGAGCGGGACGGCACGGGGAGGACCGGGGCCGGGCGTGGGCAGGGCCGGTCCGGGGCCGCCGACGACGCGGCCGGCGGTGACCGTTCCGGTGACGTCTCCGGCCGGTCCGGCGCCGTTCCCGACCTGACGAAGCCCGCGCCGGAGCGCGCCGAGGGCCTGCCCGCCCGCGCCGAGCAGCTCCAGCTCTCCGGCGACATCACGTACTCGCTGCCCTCGCTCGACCTGCTGGAGCGCGGCGGACCGGGCAAGACCCGCAGCGCCGCCAACGACGCGGTCGTCGCCTCGCTGACCAACGTCTTCACCGAGTTCAAGGTCGACGCCGCGGTCACCGGGTTCACCCGGGGCCCGACCGTCACCCGCTACGAGATCGAGCTCGGCCCCGCCGTGAAGGTCGAGAAGATCACGGCACTGGCCAAGAACATCGCCTACGCCGTGGCCAGCCCGGACGTGCGGATCATCTCGCCGATCCCCGGCAAGTCCGCCGTCGGCATCGAGATCCCCAACTCCGACCGCGAGATGGTCAACCTCGGCGATGTGCTGCGCCTCGCGGACGCGGCCGAGGACGACCACCCGATGCTCGTGGCGCTCGGCAAGAACGTCGAGGGCGGCTACGAGATGGCCAACCTCGCCAAGATGCCGCACGTCCTGGTCGCCGGCGCCACCGGTTCCGGCAAGTCCTCCTGCATCAACTGCCTGATCACCTCGATCATGGTGCGGGCCACCCCCGACGACGTACGGATGGTCCTCGTCGACCCCAAGCGCGTCGAGCTCACCGCGTACGAGGGCATTCCCCACCTCATCACTCCGATCATCACCAACCCGAAGAAGGCCGCCGAGGCGCTCCAGTGGGTCGTGCGGGAGATGGACCTGCGCTACGACGACCTCGCCAACTTCGGGTACCGGCACATCGACGACTTCAACCACGCGGTCCGCAACGGCAAGTGCAAGGCGCCCGAGGGCAGCGAGCGGGAGTTGTCCCCGTACCCGTACCTGCTGGTGATCGTCGACGAGCTGGCCGACCTGATGATGGTGGCCCCGCGCGACGTCGAGGACTCGATCGTCCGTATCACCCAGCTGGCCCGCGCGGCCGGCATCCACCTGGTGCTCGCCACCCAGCGGCCCTCGGTCGACGTGGTGACCGGCCTGATCAAGGCCAACGTCCCCTCCCGGCTCGCCTTCGCCACCTCCTCCCTCGCCGACAGCCGGGTCATCCTCGACCAGCCCGGCGCCGAGAAGCTCATCGGCAAGGGTGACGGGCTCTTCCTCCCGATGGGCGCCAACAAACCCACCCGTATGCAGGGCGCCTTCGTCACCGAGGACGAGGTCGCCGCCGTCGTCCAGCACTGCAAGGACCAGATGGCCCCGGTCTTCCGGGACGACGTCGTGGTGGGCACGAAACAGAAGAAGGAGATCGACGAGGACATCGGCGACGACCTGGACCTGCTCTGCCAGGCCGCCGAACTGGTCGTCTCCACCCAGTTCGGATCGACCTCGATGCTCCAGCGCAAGCTCCGGGTCGGCTTCGCGAAGGCAGGCCGGCTGATGGACCTGATGGAGTCCCGCAACATCGTCGGCCCCAGCGAGGGCTCCAAGGCGCGCGACGTCATGGTGAAACCCGACGAGCTCGACGGGGTGTTGGCCGTCATCCGCGGGGAAGCCGCTCCGTAA
- a CDS encoding response regulator codes for MVQKAKILLVDDRPENLLALEAILSALDQTLVRASSGEEALKALLTDDFAVILLDVQMPGMDGFETAAHIKRRERTRDIPIIFLTAINHGPHHTFRGYAAGAVDYISKPFDPWVLRAKVSVFVELYMKNCKLREQAALLRLQLEGDGHAGGEHEKEPTGLLAELSARLAAVEEQAEALSKQLDDESADAAAVATAAHLERKLTGLRRALDALEPGTGGGTGVLPAQS; via the coding sequence ATGGTACAGAAGGCCAAGATCCTCCTGGTCGATGACCGGCCGGAGAATCTGCTGGCGCTGGAGGCCATCCTCTCTGCGCTCGATCAGACACTGGTCCGGGCATCGTCAGGGGAGGAGGCGCTCAAAGCGCTGCTCACGGACGACTTCGCGGTCATTCTGCTGGACGTCCAGATGCCGGGCATGGACGGTTTCGAGACCGCCGCGCACATCAAGCGGCGGGAGCGGACCCGGGACATCCCGATCATCTTCCTCACCGCGATCAACCACGGTCCGCATCACACCTTCCGCGGTTACGCGGCCGGCGCGGTGGACTACATCTCGAAGCCGTTCGACCCGTGGGTGCTGCGGGCCAAGGTCTCGGTCTTCGTCGAGCTCTACATGAAGAACTGCAAGCTTCGCGAGCAGGCCGCTCTGCTGCGCCTCCAGTTGGAGGGCGACGGCCACGCGGGTGGCGAGCACGAGAAGGAGCCGACCGGTCTGCTGGCCGAACTCTCCGCGCGGCTCGCGGCGGTCGAGGAACAGGCGGAAGCGCTCTCCAAGCAGCTCGACGACGAATCCGCGGACGCCGCGGCGGTGGCCACCGCCGCCCACCTCGAACGCAAGCTGACCGGCCTGCGCCGCGCGCTCGACGCGCTGGAGCCGGGCACCGGCGGGGGTACGGGCGTACTGCCCGCACAGAGCTGA